A single region of the Corticium candelabrum chromosome 15, ooCorCand1.1, whole genome shotgun sequence genome encodes:
- the LOC134190618 gene encoding uncharacterized protein LOC134190618 isoform X2: MASGGVAVGRHCDASDVSTSISASVPLRSSYINPYIDPDEKVVEETFCTYKHVNESGQFGILFITNKNLFFYPLHGDITVRKMPFELIEEVLLGSELTPSITVYYINGTKIAMTGVEEQDRILSVINEQLSAMAAITKPPPSSEQNYSFVNVPLEDELGSEIIDDEVEHTWSYEQRSSFGSSVHREEQATGTSLRHESGGRQFVLALVTGGSSTLITFTRGLGERSVGRPGNSEHHGPRESPVTSAKSGVIIEELPSDDEGSGKPEKKETEEHDHVTSKTEIQSGNSEDALPELVESPPMSSEGEEETVINLLPNPDKEWEVTADDLRPEKKTFSIDSAPSVLWDKNASEKAKKKQQEIDDDEKDIDTTEHNSLPLSSYNDSTLADDDTSSLQNSKNSQHPENHESDERLANEDTLSDMRLDYSGDDTDPILALLRALSMTSRDPSNMAMHGSRLNESSYGGQCPYFMSGYCNRGSNCPLDHGEGIQLADIVEHAASDDEDDEASSYGNVLQRQQQQPRMSLEVQCYSIIFCDLPQNVGDTENTDLFILPRRLVQALGGGIFLPPAFKVENPANGKFVHGSCAQLVSVQDHITYIPNWMMNYIDVKDSDKVILSVADLPRGTFVRFQPLSSAFLTIPLDQRQTVLELQLRRYVTLTQGSVIHVSYEMNTYGLLVLECQPAESIVIRNVDLATDFTEPKDFDEDYDPQEGQAQKLDLDKPFRCTVPKGEHRHFVLLCLPGQPFPSRVCVEIKAHLGDPDLFLSQEFSAPTRSRYTWVCQTVGDVSIEVGKHTSQFSSNKALYAGVGALTEDADFTICYKRTDTAAAAEARRGTGGQALRATNNNGAILASDLEVQLASGGPNDKQCSQCGMWMPEFRLVMHEKHCTKSTYKCPACKEIMPREMKEKHNIISHEDLSCLCGVVLPQVLLHEHQKTSCSKRPVHCSNKWCNLSVPLEQLEDHEFTCANHVTNCPICQEELQNCQLEDHLMLHHEVDTDELDWAQPLFPQLKRYLNKKDNDSDSNFDVPRHPLPASVSSQSSVVLTDNQESLSSVRSLSSQNDDHARTRMLPESGEDTTFEVGGVIASKTPASSDAYQRIDERQGSGDAVCFSSVSESPTDFVVCHTCSCGEKFAAEDNMQVHQLTTCKNREETVAAIPSRDIRFDTVFNSRNSVKDAYTNRSEDSASETVTSTAPPPYQATDTHAAQDMANQRDKQTAHSFPSSVAVCVCACGKEFATEEKMEMHELTECDNRDNKVVLESDAMQDDTSTGKRIEDNQTLGHETAAETAASIPTDADLHLPRIETKQPDKQPPLVLPSDGLHDGLKQKKEPAKLVVVNTGSSVSADFLDKIRRKVARRQGMATSTSSASQQPVAAAVRVAPNTSAVTVQQQSGSNVVSRPKFVFDPSVSLGVMRSFPRQPKCECGKRFGNEKLLEDHKLASCEQAKEQASEIASPHVSTASTITRTVAPVSTSSVATVSHPLAASVSAPLRAPFAIPTASKQKDLVVIRRGNETTAGAPATSDNSGFADDFPRIEECMCGKKFHDEVELQTHQLTDCPMRDDVVAAIEGGRYSRLGQHPHAAFGQSAAEVSTQGGMMLSMLGTADSSDGSRTCACGKRADNAEELQVHMLTECELKDDLIAEINAKSSGEHLQSRQYEQSPTSNGNSGNQPVMRGIQSSSQDPHAMSGPAALAAMRRHGGGGSLGVLSGGTQSGPYASEGQQTHYTNSTASRLQPAQPDRMFGLHQSSSTTGRLTSNSQHNRAAAVRHSEIWGPPVNPSGTSSGASQVSQARDDDSQGGNTQSSGFNVEELLLQYKCGCGKRFATQDVMETHQMTNCDKRDDYLNIYGRDSVMDPPEPVPETTEEQTSEPSETTKNASGPHPIGRLGGMTSNMEFGYREFGGPHASSLRHTGLASGPQIPQRASGDVPSGSSLGSGFAPQYSQISSGFGSSSGTTETGRMQPFSGGGHVLGGSGGASTGGLPEMRQLMSVPGHLSFGDGGMRPGGVTGDISLRNQHSGFPGHSSGELSHQWSSGGQELGLGLESSTGSAASSRPAMQSTQFGQPPGHALFSSRPGSGFDTSSGVGSSQSSFGSFGATGGADVGMTGFGSSKNAPFMDTGNPQAPAMNHRMTNPSMLVEGTRQGGSALGSFQTPTTFGAVPRQAAPMGGGQVGGQSIGGQGQFGGIGQLPGERSFGHGTLNGGQSGGGQFGGSQFGGGQFGGSQFSGSQFGGSQFGGSQFGGSQFNGGQFGGGQLGGRQFGGGGQFVGGAPRGAAPQMMPQSVPCTCGRKFGVTDDELIELQTHLVTDCPHRVQHEQSVNPIEQLLAQATQGAR, translated from the exons ATGGCCTCTGGAGGG GTCGCAGTTGGAAGGCACTGCGACGCTTCAGACGTCTCAACTTCGATTTCCGCGTCCGTTCCGCTGAGAAGCTCTTACATCAACCCATACATAGATCCTGACGAGAAAGTTGTCGAAG AAACCTTTTGTACGTACAAGCACGTCAATGAAAGCGGACAGTTCGGAATTCTTTTTATCACTAACAAGAATTTATTCTTCTATCCTCTACA TGGTGACATAACAGTGAGAAAGATGCCATTTGAGCTTATTGAAGAAGTTCTGCTGGGCAGTGAGTTGACACCGAGCATTACGGTTTATTACATTAATGGAACTAAG ATTGCAATGACTGGTGTGGAAGAACAGGACAGAATTTTGAGTGTCATTAATGAGCAGTTGAGTGCAATGGCAGCCATTACAAAGCCTCCACCTTCCAGTGAACAAAACTACAGCTTCGTTAATGTTCCTCTTGAAGACGAGCTGGGCAGTGAAATAATTGACGATGAAGTGGAACACACTTGGAGTTATGAACAGAGAAGTTCATTTGGGTCATCGGTTCATCGTGAGGAACAAGCGACTGGAACGTCATTGCGACATGAAAGTGGTGGTAGACAGTTTGTGTTGGCTCTTGTTACTGGAGGCTCTAGTACGTTGATAACATTTACTCGTGGATTGGGTGAACGGTCGGTGGGACGTCCAGGAAACTCAGAACATCATGGACCTAGAGAGTCACCAGTGACTTCAGCTAAATCTGGAGTTATAATCGAAGAGCTGCCATCAGATGACGAGGGAAGTGGAAAGCCAGAGAAGAAAGAAACGGAAGAACATGACCATGTGACTTCcaagacagaaatacagtcGGGAAACAGTGAGGATGCTTTACCTGAACTGGTGGAGTCACCGCCTATGTCATCAGAGGGAGAGGAGGAGACTGTCATTAATCTTTTGCCTAACCCTGATAAGGAATGGGAGGTAACCGCAGATGACTTGAGACCAGAGAAAAAGACGTTTTCTATTGACTCTGCACCATCTGTATTGTGGGACAAAAATGCTTCCGAAAAGGCAAAgaaaaaacaacaagaaattgaCGATGATGAAAAAGACATAGACACTACAGAACACAACTCATTGCCACTTAGTTCTTATAACGATAGCACGTTGGCTGATGATGACACGAGTTCACTACAAAATTCCAAGAACAGTCAACATCCAGAGAATCACGAATCTGATGAACGTCTAGCCAATGAAGACACTTTATCTGACATGCGACTCGACTACAGTGGTGATGACACTGATCCCATTCTTGCTCTGTTGAGAGCGCTAAGCATGACGTCAAGAGACCCCAGCAATATGGCCATGCATGGTTCACGCTTGAACGAGTCTTCATATGGAGGACAGTGTCCATACTTTATGTCAGGATACTGCAATCGTGGCAGCAATTGCCCACTTGACCATGG TGAGGGTATTCAGTTGGCTGACATTGTGGAACATGCGGCTTCTGATGACGAAGATGATGAAGCTTCTTCATATGGAAATGTATTGCAGCGACAGCAGCAACAG CCAAGAATGTCGCTTGAAGTGCAGTGCTACTCAATCATCTTCTGTGATTTGCCTCAGAATGTTGGTGACACTGAAAATACTGATCTTTTTATTCTGCCTCGACGGCTGGTTCAGGCACTTGGAGGTGGAATCTTTTTACCTCCA GCTTTCAAAGTTGAGAATCCAGCCAACGGAAAGTTTGTGCATGGCAGCTGTGCCCAACTTGTATCGGTTCAGGATCATATTACATATATACCCAATTGGATGATGAACTATATTGACGTGAAGGATAGTGATAAAGTCATTTTGAGTGTTGCAGATCTTCCTCGAGGTACATTTGTGAGGTTTCAGCCATTGTCGTCTGCATTTTTG ACTATTCCATTAGATCAAAGACAGACTGTTTTGGAGCTTCAACTGAGGAGATATGTG ACTTTGACCCAAGGATCTGTTATTCACGTGTCCTATGAAATGAACACGTATGGTCTTCTAGTCTTAGAATGCCAACCAGCTGAGAGCATCGTCATTAGAAATGTTGATCTTGCAACAGACTTTACAGAACCAAAAGATTTCGATGAGGAT TATGATCCACAGGAGGGCCAAGCTCAGAAGCTAGACCTGGACAAGCCGTTTAGATGCACAGTACCTAAGGGTGAACATCGACATTTTGTGCTT TTGTGTTTACCTGGACAACCGTTTCcatctcgtgtgtgtgtggagatAAAAGCTCATTTGGGTGACCCGGATCTTTTTCTTTCACAGGAGTTTAGTGCACCAACAAGATCCAG ATACACGTGGGTTTGTCAGACAGTCGGGGACGTTTCTATTGAAGTCGGAAAACATACGTCTCAGTTCTCTTCAAACAAG GCACTTTATGCGGGTGTTGGAGCACTCACTGAAGACGCAGATTTTACGATATGTTATAAACGAACTGAcacagctgcagctgcagaag CTCGACGAGGTACAGGTGGTCAAGCTTTACgagcaacaaacaacaacggTGCCATACTTGCAAGCGATTTGGAAGTACAGCTGGCGTCTGGAGGACCTAATGATAAACAGTGTAGTCAATGTGGCATGTGGATGCCAGAGTTTCGACTCGTTATGCATGAAAAACATTGCACAAAGTCAACATACAAATGCCCGGCTTGCAA AGAGATTATGCCCAGAGAAATGAAAGAGAAGCATAATATCATCTCTCATGAAGACTTGAGTTGTCTCTGTGGTGTCGTTTTACCGCAG GTGCTGCTGCACGAACATCAGAAAACAAGTTGCTCTAAACGTCCAGTTCATTGCAGTAACAAGTGGTGCAATTTG TCAGTTCCTTTGGAGCAGCTGGAGGACCACGAGTTCACATGTGCCAATCACGTTACTAATTGTCCTATTTGTCAGGAG GAGCTGCAAAACTGTCAGCTGGAAGACCATCTCATGTTACACCATGAAGTAGACACGGACGAGTTAGACTGGGCACAACCATTGTTTCCCCAG CTGAAACGTTATCTTAATAAAAAAGATAACGACTCTGATTCTAATTTTGACGTTCCACGGCATCCACTACCTGCATCAGTGAGCAGCCAGTCGAGTGTTGTGCTTACAGACAACCAGGAATCGTTAAGTTCAGTGCGGTCGTTGTCGTCCCAGAATGACGACCATGCAAGAACTCGAATGCTTCCAGAGTCAGGGGAAGATACGACGTTTGAGGTCGGTGGTGTGATTGCATCAAAAACGCCAGCATCCTCAGATGCTTACCAGAGGATTGATGAGAGACAAGGCAGCGGTGatgctgtttgtttttcaaGCGTTTCTGAGTCGCCTACGGATTTCGTTGTATGTCACACGTGTTCTTGCGGAGAGAAATTCGCTGCTGAAGACAATATGCAAGTCCACCAG CTCACTACATGCAAGAACAGGGAGGAAACCGTTGCTGCTATACCAtccagagatattcgattTGACACTGTCTTCAACAGTAGAAATTCAGTTAAAGATGCATATACGAACAGAAGCGAAGACTCGGCATCAGAAACAGTCACCTCAACTGCTCCACCTCCGTATCAGGCTACAGACACCCACGCAGCTCAAGACATGGCAAACCaaagagacaagcagacagcaCATTCATTCCCATCAAGCGTCGCtgtttgcgtgtgtgcttgtggAAAAGAGTTTGCAACTGAAGAGAAAATGGAAATGCATGAG CTGACTGAGTGCGACAACAGAGACAACAAGGTTGTATTGGAGTCTGATGCTATGCAGGACGATACGTCTACTGGAAAGAGAATCGAAGATAACCAGACACTCGGACATGAGACAGCAGCAGAGACAGCAGCTAGTATACCTACAGATGCAGACCTGCATTTGCCGAGAATAGAAACAAagcagccagacaaacaaccgCCACTCGTCCTTCCATCTGATGGTCTGCATGATGGACTTAAACAAAAGAAAGAACCAGCAAAGCTTGTTGTGGTAAACACAGGCAGTTCTGTCTCAGCTGATTTTCTTGACAAGATAAGGAGGAAAGTGGCAAGAAGACAAGGTATGGCGACGTCTACCTCGTCTGCAAGTCAACAACCCGTGGCAGCTGCTGTGAGAGTTGCTCCCAATACGAGTGCAGTAACAGTGCAGCAACAGTCTGGGTCTAATGTCGTGTCTCGTCCAAAGTTTGTATTTGATCCGAGCGTCTCTCTTGGAGTGATGCGCTCCTTTCCTCGGCAACCCaagtgtgaatgtggaaaacgGTTTGGCAATGAAAAGTTGCTAGAAGACCATAAG TTGGCCAGTTGTGAACAAGCGAAAGAGCAAGCATCAGAGATTGCCTCACCACATGTTAGTACAGCATCTACCATCACACGTACAGTGGCACCTGTTTCCACATCTTCAGTGGCGACTGTTTCACACCCTTTAGCAGCGTCAGTTTCAGCACCTCTGCGAGCACCCTTTGCAATACCGACTGCCTCAAAACAAAAAG ATCTTGTTGTTATACGTCGAGGTAACGAGACGACTGCTGGGGCACCAGCTACGAGTGACAACTCTGGGTTTGCTGATGATTTTCCGAGGATTGAGGAGTGTATGTGTGGGAAGAAGTTTCATGATGAAGTAGAGCTGCAGACGCATCAG CTGACGGACTGTCCAATGCGGGACGATGTGGTGGCTGCTATCGAGGGAGGACGTTATAGCAGATTAGGTCAACATCCACACGCTGCATTTGGTCAATCAG CTGCTGAGGTGTCCACACAGGGCGGGATGATGTTGTCTATGCTTGGCACGGCGGACAGTTCAGATGGGAGTAGAACATGTGCGTGTGGCAAACGTGCTGACAACGCCGAAGAACTTCAAGTCCACATG CTTACGGAGTGTGAACTCAAAGACGATTTAATCGCTGAAATCAATGCAAAAAGCTCCGGCGAGCATCTACAATCGAGGCAATATGAACAATCTCCCACATCAAATGGAAACTCTG GGAATCAGCCAGTAATGCGAGGTATTCAATCATCGAGTCAAGACCCACATGCAATGTCTGGACCAGCGGCGTTAGCTGCTATGCGTAGACACGGGGGTGGCGGCTCCCTTGGTGTGCTCAGTGGGGGTACACAGAGTGGTCCGTATGCATCGGAAGGACAACAGACGCACTACACGAATTCAACTGCCAGTCGTTTGCAGCCTGCTCAACCGGATCGGATGTTTGGCTTACATCAATCGAGTTCTACAACAGGCAGATTAACGTCAAACAGTCAGCACAATCGAGCTGCTGCTGTCAGACATTCTGAGATATGGGGTCCGCCGGTAAATCCTTCTGGTACATCTTCGGGTGCATCGCAAGTTTCACAGGCAAGGGATGATGACAGCCAGGGTGGTAACACGCAGTCGAGTGGCTTTAATGTTGAAGAGTTGCTGTTGCAGTATAAGTGTGGCTGTGGGAAACGATTTGCAACCCAAGATGTGATGGAAACGCATCAG ATGACCAACTGTGATAAACGAGATGATTACCTAAACATCTACGGTCGCGATTCAGTCATGGACCCGCCCGAACCGGTACCGGAAACAACAGAGGAACAGACATCTGAACCATCAGAAACTACAAAGAATGCCAGCGGGCCACACCCGATTGGACGACTAGGTGGCATGACCTCAAACATGGAATTCGGTTACCGTGAATTCGGCGGCCCCCACGCCTCCAGTCTGAGACACACAGGATTGGCAAGTGGTCCACAGATACCCCAGAGAGCATCCGGAGATGTCCCTAGTGGTAGTAGTCTAGGATCTGGATTCGCACCACAATATTCACAAATTTCGTCCGGGTTTGGTTCTTCAAGTGGCACAACAGAAACGGGCCGAATGCAGCCGTTTAGCGGTGGCGGTCACGTGCTGGGTGGAAGTGGCGGTGCAAGCACAGGAGGTTTGCCAGAGATGAGGCAACTGATGAGTGTGCCGGGTCATTTGAGTTTTGGCGACGGCGGCATGAGACCTGGAGGCGTGACGGGTGACATTAGTTTGAGAAATCAGCATTCAG GCTTTCCTGGTCACTCTTCTGGTGAATTGTCACATCAGTGGTCTTCTGGTGGACAAGAGCTCGGGCTTGGGTTGGAATCTTCTACCGGATCGGCAGCAAGCTCGAGACCAGCAATGCAATCAACGCAGTTTGGTCAACCTCCAGGACATGCACTTTTTTCGAGTCGGCCAGGCAGTGGATTCGACACGTCTAGTGGTGTGGGTTCTAGTCAATCTTCGTTTGGATCATTTGGTGCTACAGGAGGAGCAGACGTTGGTATGACAGGTTTTGGATCTTCGAAGAATGCACCGTTTATGGACACCGGCAATCCACAAGCGCCAGCAATGAACCACAGGATGACGAATCCTTCGATGCTTGTGGAAGGAACGCGTCAGGGGGGAAGTGCATTAGGATCGTTTCAGACACCGACAACCTTTGGTGCCGTACCACGTCAAGCAGCACCAATGGGCGGCGGACAAGTCGGTGGACAGAGTATAGGAGGACAAGGACAATTTGGAGGTATTGGACAGTTACCCGGAGAAAGGTCGTTTGGTCATGGAACACTGAATGGTGGACAGTCTGGTGGCGGTCAATTTGGTGGCAGCCAATTTGGTGGCGGCCAGTTTGGTGGCAGTCAATTTAGTGGCAGCCAATTTGGTGGCAGCCAATTTGGCGGGAGCCAATTTGGTGGCAGCCAGTTTAATGGCGGTCAGTTTGGTGGCGGCCAGTTGGGTGGCAGACAATTTGGTGGAGGAGGTCAGTTTGTGGGTGGAGCCCCAAGGGGTGCAGCACCTCAGATGATGCCACAGAGTGTACCTTGTACGTGCGGCAGGAAGTTCGGAGTAACTGATGACGAGCTCATAGAACTGCAGACTCATTTG GTCACCGACTGTCCTCATCGTGTGCAACACGAACAGAGTGTTAATCCAATTGAGCAGTTGTTGGCACAAGCAACGCAAGGTGCAAGATGA